A single Bos mutus isolate GX-2022 chromosome 25, NWIPB_WYAK_1.1, whole genome shotgun sequence DNA region contains:
- the INTS1 gene encoding integrator complex subunit 1 isoform X2, protein MYLAKMKPNIFATEGVIEALCSLLRRDASVSFKAKGNSLVSVLACNLLMAAYEEDENWPEIFVKVYIEDSLGERIWVDSPHCRTFVDNIQTAFNTKMPPKSVLLQGEAGRGGGDLSAGSSPHPSLTEEEDSQTELLIAEEKLSPEQEGQLMPRYEELAESVEEYVLDMLRDQLNRRQPIDSVSRNLLRLLTSACGYKEARLMAVQRLEMWLQNPKLTRPAQDLLMSVCMNCSTHGAEDMDVISHLIKIRLKPKVLLNHYMLCIRELLNAHKDNLGTTIKFVIFNELSNARNPNNMQILYTVLQHSSELAPKFLAMVFQDLLTNKDDYLRASRALLREIIKQTKHEINFQAFCLGLMQERKEPQYLDMEFKERFVVHVTDVLAVSMMLGITAQVKEAGVAWDKGEKKNLEVLRSFQNQIAAIQRDAVWWLHTVVPSISKLAPKDYVHCLHKVLFTEQPETYYKWDNWPPESDRNFFLRLCSEVPILEDTLMRILVIGLSRELPLGPADAMELADHLVKRAAAVQADDVDVLKVERVQLIDAVLNLCTYHHPENIQLPPGYQPPNLAISTLYWKAWPLLLVVAAFNPENIGLAAWEEYPTLKMLMEMAMTNNYSYPPCTLTDEESRTEMINRELQVSQREKQEILAFEGHLAAASTRQTITESSSLLLSQLTSLEPQGPPRRPPPHILDQVKGLNQSLRLGHLLCRSRNPDFLLNIIQRQASSQSMPWLADLVQSSEGSLDVLPVQCLCEFLLHDAADEPASGGEEEEGESKEQKARKRQRQQKQKQLLGRLQDLLLGPKADEQTTCEVLDYFLRRLGSSQVAARVLAMKGLSLVLSEGSLRDGEEKEPPLEEDSGDADALQGYQWLLRDLPRLPLFESVRSTTALALQQAIHMETDPQTISAYLVYLSQHTPVEEQGQHSDLALDVARLIVERSTIMSHLFSKRSCSAESDVVLAALLSIFSRYVQRMRKSKEGEEVYSWSESQDQVFLRWSSGETATMHILVVHAMVILLTLGPPRAGDSEFQALLDIWFPEKKPLPTAFLVDTSEEALLLPDWLKLRMIRSEVPRLVDAALQDLEPQQLLLFVQSFGIPVSSMSKLLQYLDQAVAHDPQTLEQNIMDKNYMAHLVEVQHERGASGGQTFHSLLTASLPARRDSAEAPKPKSSPEQPPGQGGTRAVARVRALGPEDDLAGLLLQIFPLSPGPRWKSSHARPAALALQQALGRELARVRQGSPEVPGVAVRLLQALATLLSSPHGGALALAMHRSHVLACPLMRQLCQYQRCAPQDTGFSSLFLKVLVQALQWLDGPSVEAGPLQAQLRLFAAQCSARRRISNVRSGFLHLAEALTFRGDPEAVSSTVRAIVATLKSGEQCDVEPELISKVLRSLIEARSPHLEELLAALFSTASAVPPSGPVAVVSSLLLPEKEEPLAPGKQEADSCSQEAMLLGPCSGLLVDWLEMLDPEVVGSCPDLQQRLLFSRGKGKGHPGPQVPSFRPYLLALLTHQSSWSTLHQCIRILLGRGREQRFDPSASLDFLWACIHVPRIWQGRDQRTPQKRREELVLRVQPAELVGLVELILAEAEARSQDGDAGACGLLQARLPLLLSCCRGGDEGIKKVTAHLTSCVQQWGDSVLGKCSRDLLVQLYLQRPDLRVPLPDVLLHSQGATGSSVCKLDGLIHRFITLLADTSDSRASESRVADASMACRKLAVAHPLLLLRHLPMIAALLHGRTHLNFQEFRQQNHLTFFMHVLGVLELLQPQVFQSEHQGALWDCLLSFVRLLRNYRKSSRHLVPFASKFVRFTHKYISCSPAAAVAFLQKHLNVLHDLSLDSSDLVMLKSLLAGLSLPSRDGGADRALDEEGEDESSAGSLPLVSVCIFAPLTAAEMAPYMKRLSRGQTVEDLLEVLSDVDEMSRRRPEILGFFSTSLQRLMSSAEESCRSLAFSLALRSIQNNPGIAADFLPTFMYCLGSRDFEVVQTALRNLPEYTLLCQEHAAVLLHRAFLVGMYGQMDTSAQISEALRILHLEAMM, encoded by the exons ATGTACCTGGCCAAGATGAAGCCCAACATCTTCGCCACGGAGGGCGTCATTGAG GCGCTGTGCAGCCTCCTGCGCCGGGATGCCTCCGTCAGCTTCAAGGCCAAGGGCAACAGCCTGGTGTCTGTGCTGGCCTGCAACCTCCTCATGGCCGCATATGAGGAGGATGAGAACTGGCCTGAGATCTTCGTCAAG GTGTACATCGAAGACTCCCTGGGGGAGCGGATCTGGGTGGACAGCCCGCACTGCAGGACCTTTGTGGACAACATCCAGACAGCCTTCAACACCAAGATGCCCCCCAAGAGTGTGCTCCTGCAGGGGGAGGCGGGGCGTGGCGGAGGGGACCTCAGTGCTG GGAGCAGCCCGCACCCGTCCCTCACGGAGGAGGAGGACAGCCAGACGGAGCTCCTGATCGCAGAGGAGAAGCTCAGCCCCGAGCAGGAGGGCCAGCTCATGCCCAG GTACGAGGAGCTGGCGGAGAGCGTGGAGGAGTACGTCTTGGACATGCTGCGCGACCAGCTCAACCGGCGGCAGCCCATCGACAGCGTCTCGCGGAACCTCCTGCGGCTGCTCACCTCTGCCTGCGGCTACAAGGAGGCGCGGCTGATGGCGGTGCAGAGGTTGGAGATGTGGCTGCAGAACCCCAAG CTGACGCGGCCTGCCCAGGACCTGCTCATGTCCGTgtgcatgaactgtagcacgcacGGCGCCGAGGACATGGACGTCATCTCCCACCTGATCAAGATCCGTCTCAAGCCCAAGGTCCTGCTCAACCACTACATGCTCTGCATCAG GGAGCTGCTGAACGCGCACAAGGACAACCTGGGCACCACGATCAAGTTCGTGATCTTCAACGAGCTCTCCAACGCGCGGAACCCCAACAACATGCAGATCCTATACACCGTGCTGCAGCACAGCTCCGAGCTGGCGCCCAAG TTCCTGGCCATGGTGTTCCAGGACCTGCTGACCAACAAGGACGACTACCTGCGGGCCTCGCGGGCCCTGCTGCGTGAAATCATCAAGCAGACCAAGCACGAGATCAACTTCCAGGCCTTCTGCCTCGGGCTCATGCAGGAGCGCAAGGAGCCCCAGTACCTGGACATGGAGTTCAAG GAGCGCTTCGTGGTACACGTCACAGACGTGCTGGCCGTGTCCATGATGCTGGGCATCACTGCCCAGGTGAAGGAGGCTGGCGTCGCCTGGGACAAAGGAGAGAAGAAGA ACCTCGAGGTGCTGCGCTCCTTCCAGAACCAGATCGCTGCAATCCAGCGGGATGCCGTGTGGTGGCTGCACACCGTCGTGCCCTCCATCAGCAAGCTCGCCCCCAAGGACTACGTGCACTG CCTCCACAAGGTTCTCTTCACGGAGCAGCCCGAGACCTACTACAAGTGGGACAACTGGCCCCCCGAGAGCGACCGCAA CTTCTTCCTCCGCCTCTGCTCGGAGGTGCCCATCCTGGAGGACACGCTGATGCGCATTCTAGTCATCGGGCTCTCGCGGGAGCTCCCTCTTGGCCCCGCCGACGCCATGGAGCTGGCTGACCACCTGGTGAAGCGGGCTGCAGCTGTGCAGGCTGACG ACGTGGACGTGCTGAAGGTGGAGCGAGTGCAGCTGATCGACGCCGTCCTGAACCTGTGCACCTACCACCACCCCGAGAACATCCAGCTCCCGCCAGG GTATCAGCCTCCAAACCTCGCCATCTCCACCCTCTATTGGAAGGCGTGGCCCCTCCTGCTGGTGGTCGCTGCGTTCAACCCGGAGAACATTG GCCTGGCTGCCTGGGAAGAGTACCCCACGCTGAAGATGCTCATGGAGATGGCAATGACCAA CAATTATTCGTACCCGCCGTGCACCCTGACGGATGAGGAGAGCCGCACCGAGATGATCAACCGGGAGCTGCAGGTCTCGCAGCGGGAGAAGCAGGAGATCCTGGCATTCGAGGGGCACCTGGCCGCAGCCTCCACCCGGCAGACCATCACCGAGAGCAGCAGCCTGCTGCTGTCCCAGCTCACCAGCCTCGAGCCCCA AGGGCCACCCCGGAGGCCTCCGCCTCACATCCTGGACCAGGTGAAAGGCCTCAACCAGTCCCTGCGCCTTGGGCACCTTCTATGTCGGAGCCGGAACCCCGACTTCCTTCTCAACATCATCCAGAGGCAG GCCTCCTCGCAGTCCATGCCCTGGCTGGCCGACCTGGTACAGTCCAGCGAGGGCTCCCTGGACGTGCTGCCCGTGCAGTGCCTGTGCGAGTTCCTGCTGCATGACGCCGCTGATGAGCCCGCCTcgggcggggaggaggaggagggcgagAGCAAGGAGCAGAAGGCCAGGAAGCGGCAG AGgcagcagaagcagaagcagcTGCTGGGCCGCCTGCAGGACCTGCTGCTGGGCCCCAAGGCAGACGAGCAGACCACGTGTGAGGTGCTGGACTACTTCCTGCGGCGGCTGGGCTCCTCGCAGGTGGCCGCCAGGGTGCTGGCCATGAAG GGCTTGTCCCTGGTGCTCTCAGAGGGCAGCCTGCGGGACGGGGAGGAGAAGGAGccgcccctggaggaggactcgGGCGACGCGGACGCGCTGCAGGGCTACCAGTGGCTGCTGCGCGACCTGCCCCGGCTGCCGCTGTTCGAGAGCGTGAGGAGTACCACCGCGCTGGCGCTGCAGCAG GCCATCCACATGGAGACCGACCCACAGACCATCAGCGCCTACCTGGTCTACCTGTCCCAGCACACGCCCGTGGAGGAGCAGGGCCAGCACAGCGACCTAGCCTTG GACGTGGCCCGGCTCATCGTGGAGCGCTCCACCATCATGTCCCACCTCTTCTCCAAGCGCTCCTGCAGCGCCGAATCGGACGTGGTGCTGGCAGCCCTGCTGTCCATCTTTTCCCGCTACGTGCAGCGCATGCGCAAGAGCAAGGAGGGCGAGGAGGTCTACAGCTGG TCAGAGTCGCAGGACCAGGTCTTCCTGCGCTGGAGCAGCGGGGAGACGGCCACCATGCACATCCTGGTGGTCCACGCCATGGTCATCCTCCTGACTCTGGGCCCGCCCCGTG CTGGTGACAGCGAGTTCCAGGCGCTGCTGGATATCTGGTTCCCGGAGAAGAAGCCGCTACCCACAGCCTTCCTGGTGGACACGTCGGAGGAGGCACTGCTGCTGCCCGACTGGCTGAAGCTGCGTATGATCCGCTCAGAGGTCCCTCGGCTGGTGGACGCCG CCCTGCAGGACCTGGAGCcgcagcagctgctgctgttcGTGCAGTCCTTCGGCATCCCCGTGTCCAGCATGAGCAAGCTGCTGCAGTACCTGGACCAGGCCGTGGCCCACGACCCCCAGACCCTGGAGCAGAACATCATGGACAAGA ACTACATGGCCCACCTGGTGGAGGTCCAGCACGAGCGCGGCGCGTCCGGAGGCCAGACCTTCCACTCCCTGCTCACAGCCTCCCTGCCCGCCCGGCGAG acAGCGCAGAGGCGCCGAAACCCAAAAGCAGCCCAGAGCAGCCGCCGGGTCAGGGCGGGACCCGGGCCGTGGCACGGGTGCGGGCGCTGGGCCCAGAGGACGACCTGGCCGGCCTGCTCCTGCAG ATCTTCCCACTGAGCCCGGGCCCGCGGTGGAAGAGCTCCCACGCGCGCCCTGCCGCCCTGGCACTGCAGCAGGCCCTGGGCCGGGAGCTGGCGCGAGTCCGCCAGGGGAGCCCCGAGGTGCCGGGTGTCGCCGTGCGCCTCCTGCAGGCTCTCGCCACCCTGCTGAGCTCCCCACACGGCggggccctggccctggccaTGCACCGCAGCCACGTCCTTGCCTGCCCCTTGATGCGCCAGCTCTGCCAGTACCAG CGCTGCGCGCCCCAGGACACTGGCTTCTCTTCACTCTTCCTCAAAGTGCTCGTGCAGGCCCTGCAGTGGCTGGACGGCCCCTCCGTGGAGGCTGGGCCCCTGCAGGCCCAGCTCAGGCTGTTTGCTGCCCAGTGCTCGGCGCGGCGCCGGATCAGCAATG TGCGGAGCGGGTTCCTGCACCTGGCGGAGGCCCTGACATTCCGCGGGGACCCAGAAGCGGTCAGCTCCACCGTGCGTGCCATCGTGGCCACCCTCAAATCTGGGGAGCAGTGTGACGTGGAGCCCGAGCTCATCAGCAAAG TCCTCCGGAGTTTGATCGAGGCGAGGTCACCTCACTTGGAGGAGCTGCTGGCCGCGCTCTTCTCCACCGCGTCCGCCGTCCCGCCCTCGGGGCCCGTGGCGGTGGTCAGCTCACTGCTGCTGCCAGAGAAGGAGGAGCCCCTGGCCCCTGGGAAGCAGGAGGCCGACAGCTGCAG CCAAGAGGCCATGCTCCTGGGGCCCTGCTCGGGGCTGCTTGTCGACTGGCTGGAGATGCTGGACCCCGAGGTGGTTGGCAGCTGCCCCGACCTTCAGCAGAGGCTGCTCTTTTCCCGGGGCAAG GGCAAAGGCCACCCTGGCCCCCAGGTGCCATCTTTCCGTCCCTACCTGCTGGCCCTGCTCACACACCAGTCCAGCTGGTCCACCCTGCACCAGTGTATCCGCATCCTGCTGGGCAGGGGCCGGGAACAGAG gtTTGACCCCTCGGCCTCCCTTGACTTCCTCTGGGCCTGCATCCACGTCCCTCGGATCTGGCAGGGCAGGGACCAGCGCACCCCACAG AAGCGGCGGGAGGAGCTGGTGCTGCGGGTGCAGCCGGCGGAGCTTGTGGGGCTAGTGGAGCTGATCCTGGCCGAAGCAGAGGCACGCAGCCAGGATGGGGATGCGGGCGCCTGCGGGCTGCTCCAGGCACGGCTGCCCCTGCTGCTGAGCTGTTGCCGCGGTGGCGACGAAGGCATCAAGAAGGTGACGGCACACTTGACAAGCTGCGTCCAGCAGTGGGGCGACAG CGTGCTGGGGAAGTGCAGCCGCGACCTGCTGGTGCAGCTCTACCTGCAGCGGCCGGACCTGCGGGTGCCCCTGCCTGACGTCCTGCTGCACAGCCAGGGGGCCACCGGCAGCAGTGTCTGCAAG CTGGACGGCCTCATCCACCGCTTCATCACCCTCCTGGCGGACACCAGCGACTCCCGGGCATCCGAGAGCCGAGTGGCCGACGCCAGCATGGCCTGTCGGAAGCTGGCGGTGGCCCACCCCCTCTTGCTGCTGAG GCACCTGCCCATGATCGCCGCCCTCCTGCACGGCCGCACGCACCTCAACTTCCAGGAGTTCCGGCAGCAGAACCACCTGACCTTCTTCATGCACGTGCTGGGGGTCCTGGAGCTGCTACAGCCGCAGGTGTTCCAGAGCGAGCACCAGGGGGCGCTGTGGGACTGCCTGCTCTCCTTCGTGCGCCTGCTGCGG AACTACAGGAAGTCCTCCCGCCACCTCGTGCCCTTCGCCAGCAAGTTCGTGCGGTTCACCCACAAGTACATCAGCTGCAGCCCCGCAGCCGCCGTCGCCTTCCTGCAGAAGCATCTGAACGTGCTGCA TGACCTGTCCCTTGACAGCAGCGACCTGGTGATGCTTAAGTCGCTCCTGGCGGGGCTCAGCCTTCCTAGCAGGGATGGCGGGGCTGACCGGGCACTGGATGAGGAGGGTGAGG ATGAGAGCTCGGCTGGCTCCCTGCCTCTGGTCAGTGTCTGCATCTTCGCTCCTCTGACTGCAGCCGAGATGGCCCCCTACATGAAGAGGCTGTCCCGCGGCCAGACGGTTGAGG ATCTGCTGGAGGTCCTGAGCGACGTGGATGAGATGTCTCGGCGGAGACCGGAGATCCTGGGCTTCTTCTCG ACCAGCCTGCAGCGGCTCATGAGCTCGGCCGAGGAGTCCTGCCGCAGCCTGGCCTTCAGCCTGGCCTTGCGCTCCATCCAGAACAACCCCGG CATTGCAGCCGACTTCCTGCCCACATTCATGTACTGTCTGGGCAGCCGGGACTTCGAGGTGGTGCAGACAGCCCTGAGGAACCTGCCTGAGTACACCCTCCTCTGCCAAG AGCATGCGGCCGTGTTGCTGCACCGGGCCTTCTTAGTGGGCATGTATGGCCAGATGGACACCAGCGCCCAGATCTCTGAGGCCCTGAGGATCCTGCACTTGGAGGCCATGATGTGA